Part of the Bubalus bubalis isolate 160015118507 breed Murrah chromosome 9, NDDB_SH_1, whole genome shotgun sequence genome is shown below.
GAGTGGGGTTCAGCACCCAGAGGGAGGCAGGACCACAGCCGGCTACCAGGAAGGAGAGGGCTAGACAGGGAAgacagagaggaggggaagggcacGGCAGGCAGCGAGGATGACACGGTTACAGGCAAGGAAGTGAAGGACTCGGCCAGGGATCGGGCCAACTTGGAGGCCTGAAGGGGGCCTGGCCCTGGGGGCTGGGGCCCAGGGAAGAGGCTCCTACAGTCTCAACCAGCCTTGCCTTGCCGGGTGCTCACCCCTGTCTGATCTGGGGGAGGTGACCCAAGCCTTGTAGTGAGCATTGTGCCTGCTTAAAGCTGGCACCGGGTGTGTGGCAACCCAGCAGGCCAGCCAGCCGCTCTGCCTGGAGAGGGTTCTCTGTGGGGCTCCCTCCCCTGCCCGCCTCAGGGTCCTGAGCCTGAGACCCATACCCAGGAACTAGGAATGCCCTGATGCAGGGCATCCCAGGTTGTCCTCCACAGGAATCATCcgggaacttaaaaaaattactggTGCCAGGGCCCACCTCAGCCTTGGTGAGGCAGaagccctggggctgggggctgagtgGGGGTTTGGAAGCTCCCCAGGCATCCCCTGAGgtgtcccaggtggtgcagtggtaaagaatcttcctgccaatgcaggagactcaggagacatctgtttgatccctgggtcaggaggggccccttgagaaggaaatggcaacccagtgcagtattcttgcccgggaaatcccatagacttaggagcctgttgggctacgtccatggggttgcaaagaggacacgactgaagcagcttgcACACACATGCAGGGATCCCACAGTGCAGTGGAGTTGAGACCAGCCGCTCTACTGGGCAGAGGTGACCACACTGAGAAATCAGGCCTTTCCCCCACAGTGCCAGCCATGAGCCAACCTACCTGGCCTGGACCTTGCCCTGTGACTGCCCCCTGGTACGGCCCGAGCCCCTGAAATGGACAGTGGGTGGGTCCTGCTGTGGGTCCAACCCACCACAGGCCCAGCCCCCACTCTTCCATTCCTGCAGGAGGAAGATGTGTTTGTCCGCTGTGTGTCCGTCCTGAGCAACCTGGCCGACCAGCTCTACTACCCCTGTGAACATGTCGCCTGGGCCGCCGATGCCAAAATCCTCCACGTGGACTCTGCCCGGTGGTGGACACTGAGCACCACCCTCTGGGGCCTCTCCCTGCTCCTGGGGGTTGCTAGGTAAGCAGCGTTGCTGCCCATCAGGAGACTGGAAGGGAGCCCCTGACATCACCTGGGCGGGTGGGCAGGTGGACTGGGGGACTGGGGGgctgggggtcgggggtgggaCTGTCTTGGCCTCTCCTGCCTTTCCCCCTCTTGTCATCCCTCACTGTGTCCATCCCCTGCAGCTTCTGAAATGGATTCCCACAAACTTGGCAGCTctccattcagttgctcagtcatgtccgactctggcaGCTTTAAGCAACACAAATTGATCATCTTAACAGTTTTGGAGGTTAGAAGTCCAAAATGGCTCTCAGTGGGCTAACATCCAAGCGTGGGCAGGCCTGCGTTCCTCCTAGGGGCTCCTAGGGAGTCTGTTTTCGGCCTTCCCAGCTTctagtgtgcatgtgtgtgtgctaagtcacttcagttgtgtccaactctgtgcgactctatggactgtagcccgccaggctcctctgtccatggcattctccacgAAAGAAGCctgggttgctgtgccctgcttcctccaggggatcgtcctgacccagggatcaaacctgcatctcttacatctgcattggcaggcgggttcttttaccactggcaccacctgggaagccctccagcgACTAGAGGCGCCCGCATTCCTCGGCTCGCAGCCCCTCCCTCCATCTTTGAAACATGTCCGTCACTCCAGCTTCTGCGTCTCTTGTCTCAactccttctctgactctgagcctcctcctccctcctttgaCGACCCCTGTGATGACACCCACCCTCCCAGATCATCTCTGATGTCCACACCCTTAACTCAATTCCATCTGCaaattcctttttgaaaaaatttattcatttatttttggctgtgctgggtctttgttgctgtgctcgggctttctctagttgtggcgagcagaggCTCCTTGTTGTTGTGGTGTGCCGGCTTCTCTTCTGaggtgcggtggcttctcttgttgcagagcctgggctctaggtaTGAGAGCttgagtagttgtggtgcatgggcttagctgctctgaggcatgtgggatcatcccagaccagggatcgaacctgtgtctcatgcattgccaGGTGGTCTCTTATccgctgcaccaccagggaaggcctgcaAAGTCGTTTTTGCTGTGGAAGGGAACAGATGTCATAAGCCTGGGGATTAGGATGTGGGAATctctgggggcggggggcccaTGACTATGCCTACCAGacccaggaagaagaaaataacttgGGGCGCATGGACAGAAGTGGCTGGTGTGGCTGCCTTTCCCTGGGTCCCCGGGTCCTGTTTGCATTGTCATCAGCAAACCTCAGACCGAGCAGCCAGGAGTTTCCAGACTGGCTCCATGCTTCCACAAACCATAAGGTCTCTAAAACTTTAATGGTTTCTTCCCCTCTGCCAATTTGCTGAATGGGTTTGTTCAGAGCCCCCTGGCCCAGAAAGCACGGGCAAAGCAGGACCTCCAGTGCCCCTGTTTCCTGGGGGCAAAGGTCTCTTAGATCCCTGAAGGGATGTGGGGCAGCCCCTGACCTCAAGGTTTGGGGGCCAGTGCCCTCATCTGCTGTCCCTTGTCCCTGGGCATACACTGATGTCCAGTAGTCCTTGTCTCCCCCTCACGCTAGTGATATGTTTACTGTAGACGGTCTGGAAAGTGAGCAGACCCCAAAGtggaagattcagttcagtttagttcagtttagtcacccagtcgtgtctgactgtttgtgaccccatgaactgcagcacgccaggcctccctgtccatcaccaactcccagagttcacccaaacccatgtccattgagtcggtgatgccatccaaccatttcatcctctgtcgtccccttctcctcctgccctcaatcccttccagcatcagggtcttttcaaatgaatcagctcttcgcatcaggtggccaaagtactggagtttcagcttcaacatcagtccttccaatgaacacctaggactgatctcctttaggatggactggttggatctccttgcattccaaggggctctcaagagtcttctccaacaccacagctcaaaagcatcaattctttggtgctcagctttcttcacagtccaactctcacatccatacatgaccactggaaaaaccatagccttaactagacggacctttgttgacaaagattcAAGTCATCCACTATCCAACCCAGAGACCCTCTCTCTCTATACTTTGGTGATTTTCCCCagtctttgatttaaaaaacaaaactttttgtgtgtgtgtgtgtgagtttagttgctttaaaatgttgtattagtgTCTGCTGTATTGCAAAGTgaaatcagctgtatgtatacatggaccccctctgttttggatttccttcccatttaggctgccacagagcaGTGCGTTCCttagctatacagtaggttctcattagttatctactttatacacagtagtgggcttcctaggtggctcagtggtaaggaatccacctgccaagaaggagatgcgggtttgatccctgggtcgggaagatcccctggaggagagaatggcaacccactccagtattcttgcctggagaattccacggacagaggagcctggcgggctacagtccacggggtcgcaaagagtgggacacgaccgagcgactaagcagcagcagcagcagcacacatgtGTCAGTCCCAACAGCCTTTGTTTCGGATGCCGTGCTGAAACATTTTCACTTGTTTCTGCTCTCCTGGTTCAAGGATGCGGCTCCGTTTCGACGTCAGCTCCCCTCACAGTCTCGGCGGCTGTTATGGAGCTGGCCCTGTCTTTCCATCAGCATTGCCCCCACCCAGTGTGCTCAGGGTGCCCAGGCTGGGCTCCGGGTGCTCTGAGGCCACAGCCTCTTCTGAGGCTGCCCTGTGACCTGCAGCCCCGAGAGACTTCCCGTTCCTGCTTTCAGGGCTGCCTtgtttcccttaattttttttcttttaaatagactattttttagaacagttttaggttcacagcaaaactgaaccAGAAGCAGAGTTTTCCCACGTACCCGCCACACACATTCAGACTTCCCCACCATCCACATGGCACCACGGCCCGACATTTGTTAGTCCATGAACCGACGTTGACATGGCATAATCACCCCACGTCCATGGTTTACATCAGGGTTCACACTCTGTGTTGCACTTTGAGTTTGGACAAACGTATAACATGTATCCACCACTGAAGTATttccactgccctaaaaatcctatTTTTAGGGTGAATATGCTCTGCTTGTTCTTCCATTCATGTTATTTTGTATTAAATACCTTTTAGGGTgctttttggagaaggcgatggcaccccactccagtactcttgtctggaaaatcccatggatggaggagcctggtgggctgcagtccatggggtcgcaaagagtcagacacgactgagcgacttcactttcacttttcactttcatgcattggagaagaaatggcaacccactccagtgttcttgcctggagaatcccagagacgggggagcctggtgggctgccatctgtggggtcacacagagtcagacacgactgaagcaacttagcagcagcagcagcagcagggtgcttTTTATCTATGTaaaatttcacttatttatggctgcactgggtcttcgttgctgtgcgggggctgctctctagctgcagtggtCGGGcctctcactgcagcggcttctcttgtggagaaaGGGCTTTAGGTGCTAGaaaggcttcagtggttgcagcatgtgggctcagtagttggctCATGGGCTGGGCTGCCCCTCAGCACGTGCAGTCTTCCcgaacaggaattgaacccaagtcccctgcattggcaggcagagtcttaaccactggaccagcagggaagtcctccatTCATTTTAGAGCAGCTAGTTTTCCCATCGTTTCTCTGTATTTGGTGTGAGCAAGGGTATGGGGGCTGGGGAGCATTTGGTGTGTGCtcatcatgactcaatggacacaggtttgagcaaactccaggagctgttgaaggacagaaaagcctggtgggctgcagtccatgggctcacaaagagtcggacacgactgagtgactgaacaacaacatgaccAGGGGTCCCTAAGACCCCAGGGTGCCGGAGAGTCACCTGCCCCAGGCTGCAGGGAGCAAAGGCTGGAGGGAGCACTGGAGGACGCCCATCTAGTGGCTGCTTCCCCAACCTGCAGATCCAGCCCTGGGGACCCAGAAGGTTGTCTAGACTGCCTTCAGACAGGCCCAGCCAGTGTCCAGGGTGTGTCTGTGTAGGAAGGGAGTGGACAGGCTTTGCACCCATCCGGACCCCATTTACCTGGTGACCCCCTACCCAGCTGCTCCCACCCCATCCTGTGTGGTGTTGCAGGTCTCTGTGGATGGTCGTGAAGCTGAGACACAGGCTGAGGAACCCCCCGGAAGCCTTCACCAGGTACGTCATCCACGGTTCCCCTAGAAGACTTCTTCCGGCAAGCTGGGATCCCCAGCGGATCTGCCCAGTCAAGGAGGTGCTCAGAGTCACTGCCCTACCCCATGCATGCAGGCTttgctgggtgggggtggggggctgatgTGTGCCAGGTACCGGGGCATCGCTGCGGCCCCCGGGGGATGGAAGcccttttacagatggggaaactgaggctagcTGGGGGCCCCTAggcaggaagtggcagagctgggactccaGGGCTGAGCCTTCACGGCTGGGCTGGATGGGAGGATGTCTGGGAGGATGATCCAAGGTGGATCCTGAGGACCAAGGTCAGTCACTGTCTCATCCTGGGAAAGAATGCAGGGTAAAGCAGGTGCCCAGCGCAGGCCCGGAAGCTGCTcacccctccccttcctgcctccctcccgccCGCGGACCTGAGACTCTGGTTCCCACTGTGGGCTCCCTCTGGCGGATGTGATGGTCGCAGCCTGCCGGTCCTCCGCCCTCCCCAGCACTCCTTGCCCTTTGCTCCCACAGCCGGCTGACCCGGGGCAAGCGGAGGACCGTGGAGACCCAGATCTGCTCGGAGGTACTGACCCTCCTGAGCAACCTGGCGGACCTGGCCAACGCAGTGCACTGGCTGCCCCCGGGCGTCCTGTGGGCCGGCTGCTTCCCCCAGTGGCTGGTAGGCCTCCTGGGCACCCTCTCGTCACTCCTCAGCGTGTACCAGGCAGTCCAAGCAGGTGGCCAGGCCAACTCCACCCCCTGACGGATAGGGGCGCCAGACCCCAACAAGGACCCTTCCCATGGAGCGTGATTGCCCAGGACGGGCGGGTCTCTAATCCAGATCACGGCCAGGTGCCAGTAGGAAGGTGCGGCTAGAGGACACACCAGAGCAGTCTAGGGTACCAGCCCCCAGAGGGGTGGGCTTGGGCGGCTGAGGTCCCCCAGGTGCCGCCTTAGTAGGGGTGGAGCAGGAAGACCCCAAAGACTCAACTTGCAAGAGGAACCAGCCCCTGGCAGGCCTTAGTCCTGTGTGCAATAAAGGCAAGCAGGGCAGCCGGGTTGGGCCTGAGGACTGTGAA
Proteins encoded:
- the PEX11G gene encoding peroxisomal membrane protein 11C isoform X2; translated protein: MFVYTKQYGLGAEEEDVFVRCVSVLSNLADQLYYPCEHVAWAADAKILHVDSARWWTLSTTLWGLSLLLGVARSLWMVVKLRHRLRNPPEAFTSRLTRGKRRTVETQICSEVLTLLSNLADLANAVHWLPPGVLWAGCFPQWLVGLLGTLSSLLSVYQAVQAGGQANSTP
- the PEX11G gene encoding peroxisomal membrane protein 11C isoform X1, with the translated sequence MVALNDLASALESYRGRDRLIRTLGYCCQLVGGVLVEQCPARSEVGTRLLALSSQLSHCRIVLRLFDDAAMFVYTKQYGLGAEEEDVFVRCVSVLSNLADQLYYPCEHVAWAADAKILHVDSARWWTLSTTLWGLSLLLGVARSLWMVVKLRHRLRNPPEAFTSRLTRGKRRTVETQICSEVLTLLSNLADLANAVHWLPPGVLWAGCFPQWLVGLLGTLSSLLSVYQAVQAGGQANSTP